Proteins from a genomic interval of Diospyros lotus cultivar Yz01 chromosome 6, ASM1463336v1, whole genome shotgun sequence:
- the LOC127804885 gene encoding probable galactinol--sucrose galactosyltransferase 5, translated as MAPSLSEAGSDIMELIDSFTGSAITLEGSKFMANGHLILSDVLPNIVAAPSPYGVPEKSMTTTPGCFVGFDAQEAKSRHVVPVGKLKGIRFMSIFRFKVWWTTHWVGTNGRDVENETQILILDKSDDGRPYVLLLPLLEGPFRASLQPGDDDNIDICAESGSTKVTGASFRSVLYMHAGDDPYKLVKDAIKVARLHLGTFRLLKEKTPPGIVDKFGWCTWDAFYLTVHPRGVLEGVKGLVEGGCPPGLVLIDDGWQSIARDEDPVTQEGIDQTTAGEQMPCRLLKFQENDKFRDYESPNKPVAVGPSKGMGAFIRDLKEEYKSVDYVYVWHALCGYWGGLRPNVPGLPEARVIQPKLSPGLQITMEDLAVDKIVNNGVGLVPPEIVDQMYEGLHSHLESVGIDGVKVDVIHLLEMMCEDYGGRVELAKAYYKALTSSVRKHFRGNGVIASMEHCNDFMFLGTEAIALGRVGDDFWCTDPSGDPNGTFWLQGCHMVHCAYNSLWMGNFIHPDWDMFQSTHPCAEFHAASRAISGGPIYVSDTVGKHNFQLLKTIVLPDGSILRCEHYALPTRDCLFQDPLHDGKTMLKIWNLNKYTGVLGAFNCQGGGWCRETRRNQCFSGYSHTVTAKARPNDIEWKHGTNPLSVEGVQLFALYMFRDKKLVLSKSSDAIEISLAPFNFELITVSPVTLIANKSIQFAPIGLVNMLNTGGALQSLVFNDRADSVQVGVKGTGEMRIFASEKPRACRLNGEDVSFSYEALMVVIQVPWPESSSLSIVEYLF; from the exons ATGGCTCCCAGTTTGAGCGAGGCCGGCTCCGATATCATGGAGCTTATCGACAGCTTTACTGGGTCGGCGATCACGTTGGAGGGATCAAAGTTCATGGCCAACGGCCATTTGATTCTCTCCGACGTTCTCCCCAACATTGTGGCAGCCCCATCACCCTACGGCGTTCCCGAGAAGTCGATGACCACCACCCCCGGCTGCTTCGTCGGATTCGACGCTCAGGAGGCCAAAAGCCGCCACGTCGTGCCGGTAGGCAAGCTGAAGGGCATCCGGTTCATGAGCATTTTCCGGTTCAAAGTCTGGTGGACAACCCACTGGGTCGGGACCAACGGCCGAGACGTCGAAAACGAAACCCAGATCCTGATCCTCGATAAATCCGACGACGGCCGTCCGTACGTCCTCCTTTTGCCGCTACTGGAAGGGCCGTTCCGAGCCTCTCTCCAGCCCGGCGACGACGACAACATCGACATTTGCGCTGAAAGTGGCTCCACGAAGGTTACCGGAGCTTCCTTCCGGAGCGTGCTATATATGCACGCCGGCGACGATCCGTACAAACTGGTGAAGGATGCCATAAAGGTTGCCAGACTTCATCTCGGAACGTTCAGGCTCTTGAAGGAGAAAACGCCCCCCGGAATAGTGGACAAGTTTGGTTGGTGCACGTGGGATGCATTTTACCTTACGGTGCACCCTCGTGGCGTCTTAGAAGGCGTGAAGGGACTGGTGGAAGGTGGGTGCCCACCTGGACTGGTCCTCATCGACGACGGGTGGCAGTCCATAGCCCGTGATGAGGATCCTGTCACCCAGGAGGGGATTGACCAGACAACTGCCGGTGAACAAATGCCGTGCAGGCTGTTGAAGTTCCAAGAGAACGACAAGTTCAGAGACTACGAGAGCCCGAACAAGCCGGTTGCCGTCGGCCCCAGCAAGGGAATGGGCGCGTTTATCAGAGACCTCAAGGAGGAGTACAAGAGCGTGGACTACGTCTATGTTTGGCATGCGCTTTGCGGGTATTGGGGTGGGCTTCGGCCCAATGTTCCGGGCCTGCCGGAGGCCCGGGTCATCCAGCCCAAGTTGTCCCCCGGCTTACAGATCACGATGGAAGATCTGGCCGTCGACAAGATCGTGAACAATGGGGTCGGGCTGGTCCCACCGGAGATCGTCGATCAGATGTACGAGGGCCTGCACTCGCACTTGGAGTCGGTGGGCATTGACGGCGTCAAAGTCGACGTTATCCAT TTGCTGGAGATGATGTGCGAGGACTATGGCGGCAGAGTGGAGCTGGCGAAAGCATACTACAAAGCCTTGACATCTTCGGTGAGGAAGCACTTCAGAGGCAACGGCGTGATCGCAAGCATGGAGCACTGCAACGACTTCATGTTCCTTGGAACCGAGGCCATTGCTCTTGGCCGCGTCG GTGATGATTTCTGGTGCACTGATCCATCGGGGGATCCAAACGGCACGTTTTGGCTGCAAGGCTGTCACATGGTGCACTGCGCTTACAACAGCTTGTGGATGGGCAACTTCATCCACCCTGATTGGGACATGTTCCAATCCACCCATCCCTGCGCCGAGTTCCACGCCGCCTCCCGGGCGATTTCCGGCGGTCCGATATACGTCAGTGACACCGTCGGGAAACACAATTTCCAGCTCCTCAAGACAATTGTCTTGCCCGACGGCTCCATTCTCCGGTGTGAACACTATGCTCTCCCCACTCGCGATTGCCTCTTCCAAGATCCTCTCCACGATGGCAAGACAATGCTCAAGATCTGGAACTTGAACAAG TACACTGGAGTTCTTGGCGCGTTCAATTGCCAAGGCGGTGGCTGGTGCCGCGAGACGAGGCGAAACCAATGCTTCTCGGGATACTCTCACACCGTCACTGCGAAGGCCAGGCCAAACGACATCGAATGGAAGCACGGAACAAATCCGCTCTCCGTCGAAGGAGTGCAACTGTTTGCACTGTACATGTTCCGCGACAAGAAGCTGGTGCTGTCGAAGTCGTCCGACGCCATAGAGATCTCGCTCGCGCCGTTCAACTTCGAGCTCATCACGGTTTCTCCTGTCACGCTCATTGCCAACAAGTCAATCCAATTCGCTCCGATCGGCTTGGTCAATATGCTCAACACCGGGGGCGCGCTCCAATCGCTGGTGTTCAATGATCGGGCCGATTCGGTCCAGGTTGGGGTGAAAGGCACCGGAGAAATGAGGATTTTCGCGTCGGAGAAGCCAAGAGCCTGCCGGCTTAACGGCGAAGATGTCTCGTTTTCTTATGAGGCGCTTATGGTCGTGATTCAAGTGCCGTGGCCGGAATCTTCAAGTCTATCGATCGTTGAGTACTTGTTCTGA